A single Mustela lutreola isolate mMusLut2 chromosome X, mMusLut2.pri, whole genome shotgun sequence DNA region contains:
- the GTPBP6 gene encoding putative GTP-binding protein 6 isoform X1: MWALRASVRPGAWVSRVVRGRGAPRAAPPLPAFPHRALAAFGPGGLQGPGGGGRGPRADGPSSRAGEEEGLEDAEEEEEEEELLRRDPLLPAGTQRVCLIHPEVKRGPRKQQRTGAEWQVAEAEALVHTLDGWSVVERMVVPTKTPDGKLIFGKGTLEHLTERVRGSPEITAVFLNVERLATPTKKELEARWGVPVFDRFTVVLHIFRCNARTKEARLQVALAELPLLRSRLKSSTARPDAQGWGSRSIMGSGELFVQVQQRLLKEKEMKIRKALERLRQKRRLLGTRRRRQEFPVIAVVGYTNCGKTTLIKALTGDDAVQPRDQLFATLDVTAHAGWLPSRMAVIYMDTIGFLSQLPHSLIESFSATLEDVAHSDLIVHVRDVTHPETELQKASVLSSLRGLRLPAPLLDSMLEVHNKTDLVPGYSPVEPQAVAVSALWGHGLPELKARLEDAVLRATGRQVLTLRVRLAGAQLSWLHQEATVQAVDVIPEAGVADVTVVISKSAYGKFRKLFPE; the protein is encoded by the exons ATGTGGGCCCTGCGGGCCTCCGTCCGCCCGGGGGCCTGGGTCTCCCGCGTGGTTCGCGGCCGCGGGGCCCCGAGAGCTGCGCCGCCGCTGCCCGCGTTCCCGCATCGCGCGCTCGCCGCCTTCGGCCCCGGGGGACTCCAGGGCCCGGGAGGTGGAGGACGGGGCCCACGGGCTGATGGCCCGAGCAGCCGagcgggagaggaggagggactgGAGGAtgcggaggaggaagaggaggaggaggagctacTGAGGAGGGACCCTTTGCTGCCGGCGGGGACCCAGCGCGTGTGTCTGATTCACCCTGAGGTCAAGCGGGGACCGCGGAAGCAGCAGCGGACCGGAG CTGAGTGGCAGGTGGCGGAAGCAGAAGCACTGGTCCACACCCTGGACGGCTGGTCGGTGGTGGAAAGGATGGTGGTGCCCACCAAAACACCCGATGGAAAGCTCATCTTCGGCAAAGGGACTCTGGAGCACCTGACAG agaGAGTCAGAGGGTCGCCCGAAATCACGGCGGTCTTTCTGAACGTGGAGAGGCTGGCCACGCCGACCAAG AAGGAGCTGGAGGCCCGCTGGGGCGTGCCGGTGTTCGACCGGTTCACGGTGGTGCTTCACATTTTCCGCTGCAACGCCCGGACCAAGGAGGCGCGTCTGCAGGTGGCCCTGGCTGAGCTGCCCCTTCTCAG GTCCCGCCTGAAAAGCAGCACTGCCCGCCCAGATGCGCAAGGATGGGGCTCGCGCTCTATCATGGGGTCAG GAGAATTGTTCGTGCAGGTGCAGCAGCGCCTcttgaaggaaaaggaaatgaagatccGGAAGGCCCTGGAGAGACTCAGGCAGAAACGGCGGCTCCTGGGGACGCGGCGGAGGCGGCAGGAGTTCCCGGTGATCGCCGTGGTGGGGTACACCAACTGCG GAAAAACCACGCTGATTAAGGCCCTGACCGGCGACGACGCTGTCCAGCCCCGGGATCAGCTGTTTGCGACACTGGACGTCACGGCTCACGCCGGCTGGCTGCCCTCCCGCATGGCCGTCATCTACATGGACACCATCGGCTTCCTCTCCCAGCTGCCCCACAGCCTCATCGAGTCCTTCTCTGCCACCCTGGAGGACGTGGCTCATTCA GATCTGATCGTCCACGTGAGGGACGTGACCCACCCTGAGACGGAGCTGCAGAAAGCCAGTGTCCTGTCCAGCCTGCGCGGCCTGCGCCTGCCCGCGCCCCTGCTGGACTCCATGCTGGAAGTTCATAACAAGACGGACCTGGTGCCCGG GTATAGCCCGGTGGAACCCCAGGCTGTGGCCGTGTCCGCCCTGTGGGGGCACGGGCTCCCAGAGCTGAAGGCGCGGCTGGAGGACGCCGTCCTGAGAGCCACGGGGAGACAGGTCCTCACCCTGCGGGTTCGGCTGGCGGGCGCACAGCTGAG CTGGCTGCATCAGGAGGCCACCGTGCAGGCCGTGGACGTGATTCCCGAGGCCGGAGTGGCCGACGTCACCGTCGTCATCAGCAAGTCCGCCTATGGCAAGTTCAGGAAGCTCTTCCCCGAGTGA
- the GTPBP6 gene encoding putative GTP-binding protein 6 isoform X2 — protein sequence MFRGPLGAPCKIRCVLGHGRAWRPPVCCHVPGCRVRRTRPCIPLASSSASRRLWLEQHRCVVEHMAEWQVAEAEALVHTLDGWSVVERMVVPTKTPDGKLIFGKGTLEHLTERVRGSPEITAVFLNVERLATPTKKELEARWGVPVFDRFTVVLHIFRCNARTKEARLQVALAELPLLRSRLKSSTARPDAQGWGSRSIMGSGELFVQVQQRLLKEKEMKIRKALERLRQKRRLLGTRRRRQEFPVIAVVGYTNCGKTTLIKALTGDDAVQPRDQLFATLDVTAHAGWLPSRMAVIYMDTIGFLSQLPHSLIESFSATLEDVAHSDLIVHVRDVTHPETELQKASVLSSLRGLRLPAPLLDSMLEVHNKTDLVPGYSPVEPQAVAVSALWGHGLPELKARLEDAVLRATGRQVLTLRVRLAGAQLSWLHQEATVQAVDVIPEAGVADVTVVISKSAYGKFRKLFPE from the exons ATGTTCCGTGGGCCCTTGGGCGCTCCATGCAAGATACGCTGTGTGCTGGGGCACGGAAGAGCATGGAGGCCTCCCGTTTGCTGCCACGTCCCCGGCTGCCGCGTTAGGAGGACCCGTCCTTGCATTCCCCTGGCCTCATCCTCCGCTTCTCGCCGTCTGTGGCTGGAACAGCATCGCTGTGTCGTGGAACACATGG CTGAGTGGCAGGTGGCGGAAGCAGAAGCACTGGTCCACACCCTGGACGGCTGGTCGGTGGTGGAAAGGATGGTGGTGCCCACCAAAACACCCGATGGAAAGCTCATCTTCGGCAAAGGGACTCTGGAGCACCTGACAG agaGAGTCAGAGGGTCGCCCGAAATCACGGCGGTCTTTCTGAACGTGGAGAGGCTGGCCACGCCGACCAAG AAGGAGCTGGAGGCCCGCTGGGGCGTGCCGGTGTTCGACCGGTTCACGGTGGTGCTTCACATTTTCCGCTGCAACGCCCGGACCAAGGAGGCGCGTCTGCAGGTGGCCCTGGCTGAGCTGCCCCTTCTCAG GTCCCGCCTGAAAAGCAGCACTGCCCGCCCAGATGCGCAAGGATGGGGCTCGCGCTCTATCATGGGGTCAG GAGAATTGTTCGTGCAGGTGCAGCAGCGCCTcttgaaggaaaaggaaatgaagatccGGAAGGCCCTGGAGAGACTCAGGCAGAAACGGCGGCTCCTGGGGACGCGGCGGAGGCGGCAGGAGTTCCCGGTGATCGCCGTGGTGGGGTACACCAACTGCG GAAAAACCACGCTGATTAAGGCCCTGACCGGCGACGACGCTGTCCAGCCCCGGGATCAGCTGTTTGCGACACTGGACGTCACGGCTCACGCCGGCTGGCTGCCCTCCCGCATGGCCGTCATCTACATGGACACCATCGGCTTCCTCTCCCAGCTGCCCCACAGCCTCATCGAGTCCTTCTCTGCCACCCTGGAGGACGTGGCTCATTCA GATCTGATCGTCCACGTGAGGGACGTGACCCACCCTGAGACGGAGCTGCAGAAAGCCAGTGTCCTGTCCAGCCTGCGCGGCCTGCGCCTGCCCGCGCCCCTGCTGGACTCCATGCTGGAAGTTCATAACAAGACGGACCTGGTGCCCGG GTATAGCCCGGTGGAACCCCAGGCTGTGGCCGTGTCCGCCCTGTGGGGGCACGGGCTCCCAGAGCTGAAGGCGCGGCTGGAGGACGCCGTCCTGAGAGCCACGGGGAGACAGGTCCTCACCCTGCGGGTTCGGCTGGCGGGCGCACAGCTGAG CTGGCTGCATCAGGAGGCCACCGTGCAGGCCGTGGACGTGATTCCCGAGGCCGGAGTGGCCGACGTCACCGTCGTCATCAGCAAGTCCGCCTATGGCAAGTTCAGGAAGCTCTTCCCCGAGTGA